One Streptomonospora salina genomic window, AGTCACAGCCCCGCCCGAAAGGGCCGCACCAAGGATGGTCCTCGAATGAGCGCCCCACCCCTTTCCGCACCGGTGTCCACCCCGACTGCGGAGGCCAAACTCCGCATCGGCGCCGTCGAAGGGGTCGCGCACAGCCTGACCCTGGCTAAGCGCAACCTTCGCTACGTACTGCGCACCCCGACGACCCTGATCGACACGGTAATCCAGCCGGTCCTCTTCCTCCTGGTGTTCGTGTTCCTCTTCGGCGGCGCCATCTCCGGCGGCTGGCAGGACTACCTGCAGACCCTCGTCCCCGGACTGATGGTGCAGATCACCATGTACGCCAGCATGGGCACCGGGATGGCGCTCAACACCGACATCTCCAAGGGCGTGTTCGACCGCTTCCGGAGCCTGCCGATCGCTCGCGCGGCGCCGCTGGTCGGCGCCGTGCTGGGTGACGTCATCCGCTACGTCGTGGCGGTCGTCGTCCTCCTGCTGCTGGCCGTCGCGCTGGGCTTCCGGATTCAAACAGACCCATTGTCGGCGCTGCTGGCCTGTGTCCTGGTCGTGGTGTTCGGACTGACCCTGTGCTGGATGTCGGTGCTGGTCGGCATGTTGGTCGCGAGCCCGCAGGCGGTGCCGGGACTGGCGACGGCGATCATCCTGCCGCTGACCTTCGGCAGCAACATCTTCGTCGCCCCGGAGACCATGCCCCGCTGGCTGGAGGTCTGGGCCGCGATCAACCCGGTGAGCTACTTCGTGGACACCGTGCGCGGGTTGATGATCGGCGGGCCCGTGGCCGAGCCGCTGGCGGTGAGTGCGTTCGCCGTGGTCGCCTGCCACGCCGTCCTGCTGCCGCTCGCGATCAGCGCCTACCTGCGCAAGGTCCGGTGACCCGGGGACGGCGCCGGGCCGTTGCGCGGCGACCCTGTCCCGCCGCCCGCGAACGGTCCGCACAACGATCCGGAGAGGACCGGAAAGGAGATCCCATGACCAGAGTCCGCCTGACGTTGACGGACACGGCGCGGATCCGTATTCGTCCCCGGCTGTCCCCGCTGATCGAAGCCGGCCACGCCCTGAGGATCGTGCTGAGCGGACCGGTCCGTCCCGGGGCCGCCGGGTGGGTCCGGGACGCCCGTCCTCGGCTGGCCGCCTCGCCGTTCGTCCGGGCGGAGCTGCGAGAGGCCAGTGAACTGGTGCCCGACGTGCTGCCCCTGGTGCAGGCGGACGAAGGCCGCGTCACCGGCGTCCACTGGGCCTGCATGCCCGACCGTCTGCGGCGCGCGGTGCGAATCCTGGACCAGGTGGCCCGGGCCGCCGTCGCCCCGGATCAGGCGCGGGTGCGGCAACTCCAGGCGCTGGCCGCCGACCGGCTCGCTGCCCGGATCGCCGAGGAGGGGGCGGCGGCGGCCGTGGAGGCCTTGGGCGAAGCCTGCCGGTGGACGGACGCGGGATTGGAGATCGCCGACGGCCGTGACCGGCATCTGGATCCCGACGGGGAAGGGCTGGAGCTGCTGCCGTCGGTGTTCCTGGAGGCCGGTCCCCGGGTGGAGCAGTGGAGCGACCCCGAGTCGGGGCGCCGCCGGACCGCGCTGCTGTTCCCGGCACTGGCCCCCGGCGAAGCGCTCGACCTCCTGCTCCGGCGGCCGGGCCGCTCTCCGGAGGCACTGGGCCGCCTCCTCGGCCGCACCCGCTCAGCCGTCCTGGGTGCGGTGGTCGTCCCGGCCTCCACCGGTGAGCTGGCCGAAGCCCTGCACGTGTCCCCGACGTCGGTCAGCGAGCACACCGCGGTGCTGCGGGAGACCGGGATGATCACCACGACGCGCGAGGGCAACCGGGTCCGGCACCGGGCCACCGGCCTCGGCCTCGCCCTCCTCGCCGACTGCGGAGCCGGCCCCGCGGGCCGCCCCGGAGGCGGCCCCGGCCTGGCCGCGACCGCCTGAGGATCCAGCGGTGCCCCGGCGACTCGGCGCGCGGCGGTCGGCCGGGTACGCCAGCGGGGCGCTCGGCCGGCGGAGCGGCCGGTTCCGGTTCGGGCGCGGTCCGGGGCGCCCGCCCGCGCCGGAGGCGCACGCGGCGGGGGCGGACGGCCGCCCCCGCCGGCGTCGCACCGGTGGCTTCCCCGGCCCCGGGCCTACTCGCCCAGGGCGTTCACCAGGCTTGTCGGGCGCATGTCCGTCCAGTTCTCCTCCACATACGCCAGCGCTTTCGCCCGGGACGTCTCCTCCAGGACGGTTTCCCAGCCTTCGGGGATCTCGGCGAAGGACGGCCACAGGGAATGCTGCCCCTCGGCGTTGACCAGGACCAGGTATGTGGCGTCGTCGTTCTCGAAGGGGTTGTCGCTCATGGTTTCCTCGTTCCTCTCGTGATTTCGCGGTGAGGGTTCGTGCGGTCGAGGCCGGGGGCAGGGGCCCGGACCGCAGCGGCAGCACGAATGCGGCCCGACGGCCTCAGTCCCGGCGGGCGCGCCGGGACGGGGCCGCTGCGACCAGCTCGCGCAGCGCGTCGGTGAAAGACCGGGCGAGCCGCTCCACGGTCGTATCCCGGTGCCGGTTGGTCGAGTAGGTCCACGAAAACGCCAGTTGCTCGCCGGTGACCGAGCCGGTGACGTCGAGCAGGTTGGTGCGTTCCTCCTCCGGGGCATGGTCCGGGCCGGGAACGGGGACGAAGCGGCGGATCGGCCCGTCCTCCGCCTCCCCGGACTCCCCGCCGAACCGTCCCAGGTAGTTGAAGGAGACCGGGATGTCCGGCAGGGCCCGCAGCGGCTCGGTGTCGGGACCCTCCGCCAGGTACCGAAGCGCTCCGAAGCCGATGCCGCGCGGAGCCCGCCGGGACTGGCGCTTGACGGCGGCCACCGTCGCCGGCCAGCCGGCCCCTTCGGGCAGCTCCAGCAGGACCGGATGGATCGTGGTGAACCAACCGACCGTGCGGGACAGGTCCACGTCCCCGAAAAGGTCGTCCCGACCGTGCCCCTCCTTCTCGACCAGTACGCGGTCCGAACCGGTCCAGTCGGTCAGGACCCGGCCCAGCGCGGCCAGCAGCACGTCGTCGATCCGGCACCGGTAGGCCCCCGGCACCCGGGAGAGCAGGGCGCCGGTCTCCTCCCGGGACAGTTCCGAGACGGCCACGCGCTCGGAAGCCACGTCGTTGCGGCCCTGGTCCAGGTCCACCGGCACCCCGGCGGCGGTGCTGGAGGCGGTCCGGGTCCAGAACTCCAGGTCCGGGGCGAACCCGCCGTCGCGGGTGAAGGCGGCCAGGCGCTCCGCCCACACCGGGAACGGAGTGGTTTTCGCGCCCAGGTCCACCGGGCCCCCGTTGCGCAGCTGCCCGTAGGCGGCGGCCAGATCTTCGAGGAGTACCCGCCAGGACACCCCGTCCACCACCAGGTGGTGCGCCGAGAGCAGCAGCCGGTGCCGGTCGGCCGCCCCGGTGTCCACCACCACCGCCTCGAACAGCGGCCCCTCGGCCAGGCGCGCGGCGGGGCGCTCCCGGCCCGCCTCACGGGCGAGGAGGTCCTCGACACCGTCCTCCGGCAACTCGGAGGCGTCCACCACCCGTACCGCGCCAGGGGAGGCTCGGCCGTCCAGGTGCTGGCGCGAGCCCGCCCCGGTGTGCTCGACCCGCAGCCGGAGCATGTCGTGGTGGGCCAGGAGGTGTTCGGCCGCGCGGGCCAGCAGCTGCGGGTCGGTCCCGGGCGCGGCCTCAGCCAAGAGGGACATGTCGAAGTGCTCGGGGGCGCGCGGGTGCGTGTCCAGGAACCAGCGCTGCACCGGGGTGAGGGGGACCTCGCCGGTGACCGGGCCGACCGCGGCCTCCTCCGCGCCGGATGCCGACTCCTCCCGCTCGTCCACGGCCGCGGCCAGGCCCTCGACGGTCTGGTGCAGGAACACGTCCTTGGAGGTGAGCTCCCGTCCGGCCGCGCGGACCCGGGACACCAGCCGGATGCTCAGGATCGAGTCGCCGCCCAGGTCGAAGAAGTTGTCCTGGGCGCCGACCTTCTCGATGCCCAGCAGCTCCCC contains:
- a CDS encoding ABC transporter permease — translated: MSAPPLSAPVSTPTAEAKLRIGAVEGVAHSLTLAKRNLRYVLRTPTTLIDTVIQPVLFLLVFVFLFGGAISGGWQDYLQTLVPGLMVQITMYASMGTGMALNTDISKGVFDRFRSLPIARAAPLVGAVLGDVIRYVVAVVVLLLLAVALGFRIQTDPLSALLACVLVVVFGLTLCWMSVLVGMLVASPQAVPGLATAIILPLTFGSNIFVAPETMPRWLEVWAAINPVSYFVDTVRGLMIGGPVAEPLAVSAFAVVACHAVLLPLAISAYLRKVR
- a CDS encoding helix-turn-helix domain-containing protein encodes the protein MTRVRLTLTDTARIRIRPRLSPLIEAGHALRIVLSGPVRPGAAGWVRDARPRLAASPFVRAELREASELVPDVLPLVQADEGRVTGVHWACMPDRLRRAVRILDQVARAAVAPDQARVRQLQALAADRLAARIAEEGAAAAVEALGEACRWTDAGLEIADGRDRHLDPDGEGLELLPSVFLEAGPRVEQWSDPESGRRRTALLFPALAPGEALDLLLRRPGRSPEALGRLLGRTRSAVLGAVVVPASTGELAEALHVSPTSVSEHTAVLRETGMITTTREGNRVRHRATGLGLALLADCGAGPAGRPGGGPGLAATA
- a CDS encoding MbtH family protein → MSDNPFENDDATYLVLVNAEGQHSLWPSFAEIPEGWETVLEETSRAKALAYVEENWTDMRPTSLVNALGE